The following are encoded together in the uncultured Desulfovibrio sp. genome:
- the murI gene encoding glutamate racemase → MPVTRSLSVSPALPIGLFDSGIGGLTVLRAISHRLPQEKLLYLGDTARLPYGTKSRDTIIRYTLKAAQKLVDEGIKMLVIACNTATSAALPTLREHFFPLPVLGVVEPGAQAAVAATRNRCIAVIATEATITDGAYQQAITRLCPQATVLGRACSLFVPMAEEGWIDGPLAEGAAHRYLDDIFTPAVTAPRPDTLVLGCTHFPLFKKVLQRVIGPQVHIVDSAETTALAVDGELQRLNLLRPADAAEEPAPRFMTTDNQQRFVRTASLFLGRTLHHGEVELVNL, encoded by the coding sequence ATGCCCGTCACCCGTTCCCTTTCCGTCAGTCCCGCGCTGCCCATCGGTCTTTTTGATTCCGGCATCGGCGGCCTTACCGTCCTGCGTGCCATCAGCCACCGCCTGCCCCAGGAAAAGCTGCTCTATCTGGGCGATACGGCCCGCCTGCCCTATGGTACCAAAAGCCGGGACACCATCATCCGCTACACCCTCAAGGCAGCCCAGAAACTGGTGGACGAGGGCATCAAGATGCTGGTCATTGCCTGCAATACGGCCACCAGCGCCGCCTTGCCCACCCTGCGCGAGCATTTCTTTCCGCTGCCGGTGCTGGGCGTGGTGGAGCCAGGCGCCCAGGCAGCCGTAGCGGCCACGCGCAACCGCTGCATTGCCGTCATCGCCACCGAGGCCACCATTACCGACGGCGCCTACCAGCAGGCCATCACCCGCCTGTGTCCGCAGGCCACGGTGCTGGGGCGGGCCTGTTCCCTCTTTGTGCCCATGGCCGAAGAAGGCTGGATTGACGGCCCCCTGGCCGAAGGCGCGGCCCACCGCTACCTTGACGATATCTTTACACCGGCCGTCACGGCCCCGCGACCCGATACCCTGGTGCTGGGCTGCACCCATTTTCCGCTGTTCAAGAAGGTCTTGCAGCGGGTCATCGGCCCGCAGGTCCACATTGTGGACTCGGCGGAGACCACGGCCCTTGCCGTGGACGGGGAATTGCAGCGCCTGAACCTGCTGCGCCCGGCAGATGCGGCGGAAGAGCCGGCTCCCCGCTTCATGACCACGGACAACCAGCAGCGCTTTGTGCGCACGGCCAGCCTTTTTCTGGGGCGCACCCTGCATCATGGCGAAGTTGAGCTGGTCAATCTGTAA
- a CDS encoding HU family DNA-binding protein: MTKAELVEKIYAKAGLPTKAKAEEALDAVVASLREALAAGESVTFTGFGSFKVVERAARKGRNPRTNEEITIPSSKVVKFTPGKGLKDAIK; this comes from the coding sequence ATGACCAAAGCCGAGCTTGTTGAAAAGATTTATGCCAAGGCCGGTCTGCCCACCAAGGCCAAGGCGGAAGAAGCCCTTGATGCCGTCGTGGCTTCCCTGCGCGAAGCCCTGGCCGCCGGAGAGTCCGTGACCTTTACCGGCTTCGGCAGCTTCAAGGTCGTGGAACGCGCCGCGCGCAAGGGGCGCAACCCCCGTACCAACGAGGAAATCACCATCCCCTCCAGCAAGGTCGTCAAATTCACTCCCGGCAAGGGCCTGAAAGACGCCATCAAGTAA
- a CDS encoding integrase arm-type DNA-binding domain-containing protein, producing MAKKLTDTAVKTAKPKEKPYKVADGDGLYVLVNPGGGKLWRLKYRFEGKEKLLAIGTYPAVSLKEARARAVTAKEMIARGIDPCAARKAAKAEALAKSLTFEVVAREWHKKKLAGWTPNHARQIIRRLETLAFPDLGSRPIAELGAPDFLAVLGKVERQGHLETARRLAQICGQVTRYARLAGMIVADPASHLTEALTTKPVRHHAAITEPQEIGALLRAIDDYPGDVSVSFALKIMPYVFVRSSELRRASWTEIDLDRAEWLIPAERMKMRRPHLVPLARQVVGMFRALHAITGNRELVFPGTASATRCISDVGLLNALRRLGYGRDEMTVHGFRSMASTRLNEMGYRPDVIEAQLAHAEKNSVRDAYNRAQYVEERRRMMQEWADYLDSLRDGEGGNE from the coding sequence ATGGCCAAGAAGCTGACGGATACCGCTGTGAAAACGGCGAAGCCCAAGGAAAAGCCCTACAAGGTGGCGGATGGTGACGGGCTGTATGTGCTGGTCAACCCAGGCGGCGGCAAGCTCTGGCGGCTCAAATACCGCTTTGAGGGGAAAGAAAAACTCCTGGCCATCGGCACCTATCCTGCCGTTTCTCTCAAGGAGGCGCGGGCCCGGGCGGTCACGGCAAAGGAAATGATCGCACGCGGCATAGACCCCTGCGCCGCACGCAAGGCAGCCAAGGCGGAAGCCCTCGCCAAGAGTCTGACCTTTGAAGTGGTGGCGCGGGAATGGCACAAGAAGAAGCTGGCGGGCTGGACGCCCAACCATGCCCGGCAGATCATCCGGCGACTGGAGACCCTGGCCTTTCCTGACCTTGGCAGCAGGCCCATTGCCGAGCTTGGCGCGCCGGACTTCCTGGCTGTGCTGGGCAAGGTGGAGCGGCAAGGCCACCTGGAGACAGCCCGCCGCCTTGCCCAGATATGCGGACAGGTGACGCGCTACGCACGCCTTGCCGGGATGATCGTCGCAGATCCGGCAAGCCATCTGACCGAAGCCCTGACCACAAAGCCGGTGCGCCACCATGCCGCCATCACCGAACCGCAGGAGATCGGCGCCCTGCTCCGGGCCATAGATGACTATCCGGGGGACGTGTCCGTTTCCTTCGCCCTGAAGATCATGCCGTATGTCTTTGTCCGCTCCAGCGAGCTGCGGCGGGCCTCCTGGACGGAAATCGACCTGGACAGGGCGGAATGGCTGATACCTGCCGAACGCATGAAGATGCGGCGGCCCCACCTTGTCCCGCTTGCCCGGCAAGTGGTGGGGATGTTCCGAGCCCTGCACGCCATCACCGGCAACAGGGAGCTTGTCTTCCCCGGTACGGCTTCTGCCACGCGCTGCATATCAGATGTTGGTCTGCTCAACGCCCTGCGCCGGCTGGGCTATGGCCGGGATGAAATGACCGTCCACGGCTTCCGCAGCATGGCTTCTACCCGGTTGAACGAAATGGGCTACCGCCCTGACGTGATCGAGGCACAGCTTGCCCATGCCGAAAAGAACAGCGTAAGGGATGCCTACAACCGTGCCCAGTATGTGGAAGAGCGCCGCCGCATGATGCAGGAGTGGGCCGACTACCTGGACAGCCTGCGGGACGGTGAAGGGGGTAACGAATAA
- a CDS encoding DUF4160 domain-containing protein: protein MPTLKRFPSFKIEIRYRDHLPPHVHVLSRDRREVLVELERLAVTGNIPRHDLAEVLTWIADNRGELMTIWRNYHP, encoded by the coding sequence ATGCCCACATTGAAACGCTTCCCATCCTTCAAGATCGAGATCCGTTACCGCGACCACCTGCCGCCCCATGTGCATGTTTTGTCCAGAGATCGGCGGGAAGTCCTGGTAGAGCTGGAGAGGCTGGCCGTTACCGGTAATATCCCCCGGCATGACCTTGCCGAGGTCCTGACATGGATCGCGGACAACAGGGGGGAGCTGATGACGATATGGAGGAACTACCACCCATGA
- a CDS encoding DUF2442 domain-containing protein, with amino-acid sequence MSRFFFPELQGVEALAPYRLRTRWSTGEVLDVDVSGILHSLPELAPLLEPETFALVHVGEWGGTVEWFDSELGADNVYAWAKEQAGQPSHEMLAAWMRRNGLSLTTAAAALGMSRRMVSYYRTARKPIPRHVWLACLGWEAAGCKDGLPFSLPGKVA; translated from the coding sequence ATGAGCAGATTTTTCTTTCCCGAATTGCAGGGGGTGGAGGCGCTGGCCCCCTATCGCCTGCGGACGCGCTGGAGCACCGGCGAAGTGCTGGACGTGGACGTGTCCGGGATACTCCACAGCCTGCCGGAGCTTGCCCCCCTGCTGGAGCCGGAGACCTTCGCCCTGGTGCATGTGGGGGAATGGGGCGGCACGGTGGAATGGTTTGATAGCGAGCTGGGCGCGGATAACGTCTATGCTTGGGCAAAGGAGCAGGCCGGGCAGCCAAGCCATGAGATGCTGGCGGCATGGATGAGGCGCAACGGCCTTTCCCTGACTACCGCCGCCGCTGCCCTGGGCATGAGCCGCCGCATGGTCTCCTATTACCGCACGGCCCGGAAGCCCATCCCCCGGCATGTGTGGCTGGCCTGTCTTGGATGGGAGGCGGCGGGATGCAAGGACGGCCTGCCCTTCTCCTTGCCGGGAAAGGTGGCCTGA
- a CDS encoding AlpA family phage regulatory protein yields MSATVQSSPAPVLPETGFLRLADVLLFVPVCRTAWYNGVKSGLFPQPVALGKRARGYRVEDVRALIDRLNAGEGAVNA; encoded by the coding sequence ATGTCCGCTACTGTTCAAAGCTCCCCCGCCCCTGTCCTGCCGGAAACCGGATTTCTGCGCCTGGCCGATGTGCTGCTGTTCGTACCTGTCTGCCGGACTGCCTGGTACAACGGTGTGAAGTCCGGGCTGTTTCCCCAGCCCGTGGCCCTGGGCAAGCGTGCCCGCGGCTACCGCGTGGAAGATGTGCGCGCCCTGATCGACCGTCTCAATGCCGGTGAGGGGGCTGTCAATGCGTAA
- a CDS encoding DUF927 domain-containing protein — protein MSDDILNAFTESLRAAGLVVEHVRTDGHLHRCGTTDRPRGTDGAYRIHLDAPACCWWKNWRTGDEGSHTTKPEKDLTPAERKALRERIAAARKEAEEEQATRWAASAKLARTIWDAAGSASDAHPYLQRKGVPALAGIRQREWRGVTELLLPVLDASGQLVSLQFILPEKPAEGADKRFLKGGRTAGGYCPIPAKDGSKDAPLLIAEGYATAASLHLATGHACLVAFNAGNLLPVARMARDKYPDREIILCADNDCGGGGDRNPGVEAATRAAQAIGGTLAVCPALDGSKADFNDLHTARSLEAVRRVIEEARRKTFAVHLPEGFFIRETGKHPGLFKVETKGDDSFDLRIGPPLRIIGKTFDDVWENWGTLMTWKDPAGTEHRWALPDDLLQGQGREYAQILARGGYSIAPGQAAKFAAFIQGVRTDRFVTCVQRIGWHSDAYVMPDVAYGVPADTVVLQSARHAKMFRTGGMLDGWREIPGLCAGNSRLVFALCLAFAGPLLRLSGMEGGGFSFEGGSSSGKTTALQIAASVWGGPEHVRSWRTTDNALEGVAALHNDNVLILDEVGQVGAAALSEAAYMLANGQSKGRAARDGTPRALLTWRLLFLSSGELGLADKLAENGLKSRGGQEVRFVGLPVDKAMLTDFHGLPDAGAVADRLKMLCAEHYGHAGRAFLQWLCAHREETGKDIQASIPLIVDSICPPDATEQVRRVAKRFALVLAGGLAAQRAGLLPPDMEILPHVQSCLDDWLEARGGAGAAEDAAILAAVRLFIEQHGASRFQDMDTNAATCINRVGFRQKRADGMTEYLILPEPFRAEVVKGYSPRRAAAVLRDAGWLRRNGNKNSAVCTLPDMGQRRVYAVTLPEDRENEDV, from the coding sequence ATGAGTGACGACATTTTGAACGCCTTCACGGAAAGCCTGCGCGCCGCCGGGCTGGTGGTGGAGCACGTCCGGACGGACGGCCACCTGCACCGCTGCGGCACCACGGACAGACCGCGCGGCACGGACGGGGCCTACCGCATCCATCTGGACGCCCCGGCCTGCTGCTGGTGGAAGAACTGGCGGACCGGTGATGAAGGATCCCACACGACCAAGCCGGAAAAAGACCTTACCCCTGCCGAGCGCAAGGCCCTGCGGGAGCGCATCGCCGCCGCCCGGAAGGAGGCCGAAGAGGAACAGGCCACGCGCTGGGCCGCGTCTGCCAAGCTGGCCCGGACCATTTGGGATGCGGCGGGCAGTGCATCGGATGCACACCCCTACTTGCAACGGAAAGGCGTCCCTGCCCTTGCCGGTATCCGGCAACGTGAATGGCGGGGCGTAACGGAGCTTCTGCTGCCCGTTCTGGATGCATCCGGCCAACTGGTGAGCTTGCAGTTCATCTTGCCGGAAAAGCCTGCTGAGGGGGCGGACAAGCGCTTTCTGAAGGGTGGCAGGACGGCGGGTGGCTACTGCCCCATCCCGGCAAAGGACGGGAGCAAGGACGCCCCCCTGCTCATAGCGGAGGGCTACGCCACCGCCGCAAGCCTGCACCTTGCCACGGGCCACGCCTGCCTTGTGGCGTTCAATGCCGGGAACCTCCTGCCCGTGGCCCGCATGGCCCGGGACAAGTACCCCGACAGGGAGATCATCCTTTGCGCCGACAACGATTGTGGCGGCGGTGGGGACAGGAACCCCGGTGTGGAGGCGGCAACCAGGGCAGCGCAAGCCATCGGCGGCACGCTGGCCGTCTGCCCCGCCCTGGACGGCAGTAAGGCGGACTTCAACGACCTGCACACGGCCCGGAGCCTTGAAGCGGTGCGCAGGGTGATAGAGGAGGCCCGCCGGAAAACCTTCGCCGTCCATCTGCCAGAAGGCTTTTTCATCCGGGAAACCGGCAAGCATCCGGGCCTGTTCAAGGTGGAGACGAAGGGGGATGATAGCTTTGACCTGCGCATAGGGCCGCCGCTGCGGATCATCGGCAAGACCTTTGATGACGTGTGGGAGAACTGGGGCACGCTCATGACCTGGAAAGACCCGGCCGGGACGGAACACCGCTGGGCATTGCCGGATGACCTGTTGCAGGGACAGGGGCGCGAGTATGCCCAGATCCTTGCGCGTGGCGGCTACTCCATCGCCCCCGGACAGGCGGCCAAGTTCGCCGCATTCATCCAGGGCGTGCGGACGGATCGCTTTGTGACCTGCGTTCAGCGCATCGGCTGGCATTCCGATGCCTATGTCATGCCTGACGTAGCCTATGGCGTCCCTGCGGATACCGTCGTGCTCCAGTCCGCCCGGCATGCGAAGATGTTCAGGACGGGCGGCATGCTGGATGGCTGGCGCGAGATCCCCGGCCTGTGCGCGGGCAATTCCCGTCTTGTCTTCGCGCTGTGCCTCGCCTTTGCCGGGCCCCTGCTGCGCCTGTCCGGCATGGAGGGGGGCGGCTTCAGCTTTGAGGGCGGCTCATCCTCCGGCAAGACCACGGCCTTGCAAATAGCCGCTTCCGTCTGGGGCGGGCCGGAGCATGTGCGCTCATGGAGGACGACGGACAACGCGCTGGAAGGCGTGGCGGCGCTCCACAATGACAACGTGCTGATCCTGGACGAGGTGGGGCAGGTGGGGGCGGCGGCGCTGTCTGAGGCCGCCTACATGCTGGCAAACGGACAATCCAAGGGCCGCGCCGCCCGCGACGGTACACCCCGCGCCCTGCTGACGTGGCGGCTGCTCTTCCTGTCATCCGGTGAGCTGGGGCTTGCGGACAAGCTTGCGGAGAACGGTCTGAAGTCCAGAGGCGGCCAGGAAGTGCGCTTTGTGGGCCTGCCCGTGGACAAGGCCATGCTGACGGATTTTCACGGCCTGCCGGACGCCGGGGCCGTTGCCGACCGCCTCAAGATGCTTTGCGCCGAACACTACGGACATGCCGGGCGGGCCTTCCTGCAATGGCTGTGCGCCCATCGTGAGGAAACCGGCAAGGATATACAGGCCAGCATCCCCCTGATCGTGGACAGTATTTGCCCTCCGGACGCCACGGAACAGGTGCGACGGGTGGCAAAGCGCTTCGCTCTTGTCCTTGCCGGTGGCCTGGCCGCCCAACGGGCCGGGCTGCTGCCCCCTGATATGGAGATCTTGCCCCACGTCCAGAGCTGCCTTGACGACTGGCTTGAGGCCAGGGGCGGGGCCGGAGCCGCTGAAGATGCCGCCATCCTTGCGGCGGTGCGCCTGTTCATCGAGCAGCACGGGGCAAGCCGCTTCCAGGACATGGACACCAACGCCGCCACCTGCATCAATCGTGTTGGTTTCCGGCAAAAGAGGGCGGACGGCATGACGGAGTACCTGATCCTGCCGGAGCCCTTCCGGGCAGAGGTGGTCAAGGGCTACTCCCCACGCCGGGCCGCCGCCGTGCTACGTGATGCCGGATGGCTGCGCAGGAACGGCAACAAAAACTCCGCTGTCTGTACGCTTCCTGATATGGGACAGCGGCGCGTCTACGCTGTCACCTTGCCGGAAGATCGAGAAAACGAGGATGTGTAA
- a CDS encoding ERCC4 domain-containing protein: MIIDSREQAPFPFRGPRYEGVTVEVGGLSVGDYSLAGLTDRVAVERKSLPDLVMCLGRERERFERELARGAALDAFCVVVEASWADLAGGQYRSRMNPHAACQSVAAFMGRYRLPFLFAGSRPAAEYCTWSFLRQYLEGARKRLAAIVKAHDAA, translated from the coding sequence GTGATCATTGATAGCAGGGAGCAGGCCCCCTTTCCCTTCCGGGGGCCGCGCTATGAAGGCGTGACGGTGGAAGTGGGCGGCCTGAGCGTGGGCGACTATTCCCTTGCCGGACTGACAGACAGGGTGGCGGTGGAACGCAAGAGCCTGCCGGATCTTGTCATGTGCCTGGGCAGGGAGCGGGAACGCTTTGAACGGGAGCTTGCCAGAGGGGCGGCGCTGGACGCCTTTTGTGTAGTGGTGGAAGCCTCGTGGGCTGATCTGGCCGGTGGGCAGTACCGCAGCAGGATGAACCCGCATGCGGCTTGCCAGAGCGTGGCGGCATTTATGGGACGCTACCGCCTGCCCTTCCTCTTTGCCGGAAGCCGCCCCGCCGCCGAATACTGCACATGGTCTTTCCTCCGGCAATACCTGGAGGGGGCCCGGAAGAGGTTGGCCGCCATCGTGAAAGCCCATGACGCGGCTTAA
- a CDS encoding CGGC domain-containing protein: protein MKKVGIIRCQQTEDLCPGTTDLMMAAAGKGGFEAFGACQVVGVVSCGGCPGKRAVARAQMLRDRGAEVVALASCITKGTPIDFPCPNKAMMLRAIRAKLGEDFPVMDHTH, encoded by the coding sequence ATGAAAAAGGTTGGTATCATTCGCTGCCAGCAGACGGAAGATTTGTGTCCCGGTACCACGGACCTGATGATGGCTGCTGCCGGCAAGGGCGGCTTTGAGGCCTTTGGTGCCTGTCAGGTGGTGGGAGTGGTGTCCTGTGGCGGCTGTCCGGGCAAGCGCGCCGTGGCCCGTGCGCAGATGCTCAGGGATCGCGGCGCGGAAGTGGTGGCCCTGGCCTCCTGTATTACCAAGGGAACGCCCATTGATTTCCCCTGTCCCAACAAGGCCATGATGCTCCGGGCCATTCGCGCCAAACTGGGTGAGGACTTTCCCGTCATGGACCATACCCATTAG